A window from Primulina huaijiensis isolate GDHJ02 chromosome 13, ASM1229523v2, whole genome shotgun sequence encodes these proteins:
- the LOC140991104 gene encoding BTB/POZ domain-containing protein At3g05675 isoform X1: MELADNESKTPIKIGDRSTSDVVVRIRTQDGRDDWIYSHSEILISKSKYFADRLSDDWPTCQILDSRNCVEVNCEERDFDYHITVLRLFYITSDMLVTDLCGVKNALGTLRVAVELGCPQIVSTCVGYLEAVPWEESEEEEILKIIPGMGSQAEPILARLQPVNPSAVVKIFLSAIRFATSSPPSLMNDLKTSAQEQLEYMLTEDDDAPLLTADDVIKFEASQCVHRLLSRFVDLVKSLVCDFQELVPEPRQMELFLSYLTDLLWASQIAAKLEISREFIHIWVDTSANIVKISEQSCPIDELNGIKVKALEVTTKVLEAIAYGTVVLPPLERLQMVMTWLPYIRMMKPLTDSFSSDEDNNLLVKFDCELWQSLESSLVSIILTLPSGDQAEILREWLDSKEIRYPDLTEAFEVWCYRSKVSKRRLALLDGSHQSTSQV, encoded by the coding sequence GATAATGAATCGAAAACTCCAATCAAGATTGGTGACAGATCCACCAGTGATGTTGTCGTAAGGATAAGAACACAAGATGGACGTGATGATTGGATTTACTCTCATTCGGAAATTCTCATTAGCAAAAGCAAGTATTTTGCTGATCGGCTGTCTGATGATTGGCCAACATGCCAGATTCTTGACTCACGTAATTGTGTTGAGGTTAATTGTGAAGAACGTGACTTCGATTATCACATTACTGTTCTCCGACTCTTCTATATCACTTCAGATATGTTGGTAACGGACTTGTGTGGCGTAAAAAATGCACTTGGCACACTTCGTGTGGCTGTCGAGCTTGGTTGCCCACAAATTGTTTCAACCTGTGTGGGCTATTTGGAAGCTGTTCCGTGGGAGGAATCCGAGGAAGAAGAAATTCTAAAAATCATACCAGGCATGGGGTCACAAGCAGAACCAATACTTGCTCGTCTCCAGCCAGTCAATCCTTCGGCTGTGGTGAAGATTTTTCTGTCAGCCATTCGATTTGCCACATCATCACCCCCATCTTTGATGAATGATCTGAAAACTTCAGCTCAGGAGCAGCTTGAATACATGCTAACCGAGGACGATGATGCACCTTTATTAACAGCTGATGATGTGATTAAATTTGAAGCCAGCCAATGTGTCCACAGACTTTTATCAAGATTTGTTGATCTTGTCAAGTCTTTGGTATGTGATTTCCAAGAATTAGTTCCCGAACCAAGACAAATGGAATTATTCCTGTCATATTTAACCGATTTGTTATGGGCTTCTCAAATAGCTGCAAAATTGGAAATTTCAAGAGAATTTATTCACATATGGGTGGATACATCGGCAAATATAGTGAAAATTTCAGAGCAATCATGTCCCATAGATGAATTAAATGGAATAAAGGTGAAAGCCCTTGAAGTGACTACTAAAGTGTTGGAAGCAATAGCGTATGGAACTGTAGTTTTGCCTCCCCTAGAACGCCTTCAAATGGTTATGACCTGGCTTCCATACATAAGGATGATGAAGCCTTTGACGGATTCTTTTTCTTCTGACGAAGACAATAATTTGTTGGTGAAATTTGATTGCGAGCTTTGGCAATCTTTGGAGTCATCATTGGTGTCTATAATCTTAACGTTGCCCTCTGGTGACCAAGctgaaattttgagagaatggtTAGACAGTAAGGAAATTCGGTATCCAGACTTGACTGAGGCATTTGAAGTGTGGTGTTACCGGTCGAAAGTTTCAAAGAGAAGACTAGCTTTGTTAGATGGAAGCCATCAAAGTACCAGTCAAGTATGA
- the LOC140991558 gene encoding BEL1-like homeodomain protein 1 gives MATYFHGNSEIQGSGDGLQTLILMNPTYVGFPENQPPQPPTSNNFVFLDSSNNINLPHAPPPSQIQHFVGIPLQGASATEAASSQDPYGQHDVSALHGFLSRNLYNQQIGLASARQVTRSHQGLSLSLSSQQPASHSSFRLEREVPTQPLMAVAQSREDNVRVSGGSPSSNSGVSNGVNGVQTVMFNSKYLKAAQELLDEVVKVQKVTKIVAELAEGAQRIGEPSGAAGSGGGGREESKKGGAELTTAERQEIQMKKAKLVNMLDEVEQRYRQYHHQMQIVISWFEQAAGVGSAQTYTALALQTISKQFRCLKDSILGQIRAATKSLGEEESFGGKTEGWKLKYVDNQIPQQRALQQLGMIQHNAWRPQRGLPERSVSVLRAWLFEHFLHPYPKDSDKLMLAKQTGLTRSQVSNWFINARVRLWKPMVEEMYLEETKEQEKTGSENKSQDEDSISKNTATQAKNPMFENQNSSRNESASVSTSTVFTSPSGLKNNSDFHLIGSSEMVNFTQKSPKKSRIPSTNMDSKRTILANEHMSLKFGIERQSRDEFTLIGAPTNFIGGFGSYPMGELGRFGDEQFQAPYSGNGVSLTLGLPHQNFMPNQSIQLERGGGDSNDFGGMIV, from the exons ATGGCTACGTACTTTCATGGTAACTCAGAAATCCAAGGAAGCGGCGATGGATTACAGACCCTGATTCTCATGAACCCTACTTACGTTGGATTCCCCGAGAATCAACCGCCACAGCCACCCACCAGCAACAACTTCGTGTTCCTTGACTCCAGCAACAATATCAACCTCCCCCACGCGCCGCCGCCTTCCCAAATTCAACATTTTGTCGGCATACCTCTCCAAGGGGCAAGCGCCACTGAAGCTGCCTCGTCGCAAGATCCCTACGGCCAGCATGACGTGTCGGCACTCCACGGTTTTCTATCACGCAATCTTTACAACCAGCAAATAGGCCTCGCGTCCGCGCGTCAGGTCACACGCTCTCATCAGGGGCTTTCTTTGAGCCTTTCGTCGCAGCAGCCGGCCAGCCACAGCTCTTTCAGGCTTGAAAGGGAGGTGCCCACTCAACCGCTTATGGCTGTGGCTCAGTCGCGTGAGGACAACGTTAGAGTTTCGGGTGGATCACCTTCATCGAATTCCGGAGTTTCCAACGGCGTTAACGGAGTACAAACTGTGATGTTTAATTCTAAATATTTGAAGGCAGCACAGGAGCTTCTTGATGAAGTTGTTAAGGTACAGAAGGTAACAAAGATTGTAGCTGAATTAGCAGAGGGAGCCCAGAGAATCGGAGAGCCCTCAGGCGCCGCTGGCTCTGGCGGCGGAGGAagagaagaaagtaaaaaaggTGGGGCTGAACTCACTACAGCAGAGAGACAAGAAATTCAGATGAAGAAAGCAAAGCTTGTTAACATGCTCGATGAG GTGGAGCAAAGATACAGGCAATACCACCACCAGATGCAGATAGTAATCTCTTGGTTTGAACAAGCAGCAGGAGTTGGTTCTGCTCAAACTTACACTGCCCTGGCTTTGCAAACAATTTCGAAGCAATTCCGGTGCCTTAAAGACTCGATCTTGGGCCAAATCAGAGCAGCAACGAAAAGCTTAGGCGAAGAAGAAAGCTTCGGAGGAAAAACCGAAGGCTGGAAACTTAAATACGTCGATAATCAGATCCCACAGCAACGAGCCTTACAGCAATTGGGAATGATCCAGCACAATGCTTGGAGACCCCAGCGAGGTTTACCCGAACGATCTGTTTCTGTTCTTCGTGCCTGGCTCTTCGAGCACTTCCTCCACCC ATATCCGAAGGATTCAGACAAGCTAATGCTTGCTAAACAGACGGGGCTAACCAGGAGCCAG GTGTCGAATTGGTTCATCAATGCTCGGGTTCGATTATGGAAGCCAATGGTAGAAGAAATGTACCTGGAAGAGACTAAAGAACAGGAAAAAACGGGATCAGAGAATAAGTCTCAAGACGAAGATTCAATCTCAAAGAACACAGCTACACAAGCCAAGAATCCAATGTTTGAAAATCAAAACAGCAGCAGAAACGAATCTGCATCTGTATCAACTTCCACCGTTTTCACGTCCCCTAGCGGATTAAAGAACAACTCAGATTTCCACCTCATTGGATCATCTGAAATGGTAAACTTTACTCAAAAGAGTCCCAAAAAATCGAGAATTCCATCTACAAACATGGACTCAAAGCGCACAATTCTTGCCAACGAGCATATGTCATTGAAATTTGGTATCGAAAGGCAGAGTAGAGATGAGTTCACATTAATCGGTGCACCCACGAATTTTATCGGAGGGTTTGGTTCTTATCCGATGGGGGAACTCGGAAGGTTTGGAGACGAGCAATTTCAGGCACCATATTCCGGCAACGGTGTATCTCTAACACTTGGTCTTCCACACCAAAACTTTATGCCGAATCAAAGCATTCAACTCGAAAGAGGCGGAGGCGACTCAAACGATTTTGGTGGCATGATAGTGTAG
- the LOC140991104 gene encoding BTB/POZ domain-containing protein At3g05675 isoform X2 — translation MELAIGDRSTSDVVVRIRTQDGRDDWIYSHSEILISKSKYFADRLSDDWPTCQILDSRNCVEVNCEERDFDYHITVLRLFYITSDMLVTDLCGVKNALGTLRVAVELGCPQIVSTCVGYLEAVPWEESEEEEILKIIPGMGSQAEPILARLQPVNPSAVVKIFLSAIRFATSSPPSLMNDLKTSAQEQLEYMLTEDDDAPLLTADDVIKFEASQCVHRLLSRFVDLVKSLVCDFQELVPEPRQMELFLSYLTDLLWASQIAAKLEISREFIHIWVDTSANIVKISEQSCPIDELNGIKVKALEVTTKVLEAIAYGTVVLPPLERLQMVMTWLPYIRMMKPLTDSFSSDEDNNLLVKFDCELWQSLESSLVSIILTLPSGDQAEILREWLDSKEIRYPDLTEAFEVWCYRSKVSKRRLALLDGSHQSTSQV, via the coding sequence ATTGGTGACAGATCCACCAGTGATGTTGTCGTAAGGATAAGAACACAAGATGGACGTGATGATTGGATTTACTCTCATTCGGAAATTCTCATTAGCAAAAGCAAGTATTTTGCTGATCGGCTGTCTGATGATTGGCCAACATGCCAGATTCTTGACTCACGTAATTGTGTTGAGGTTAATTGTGAAGAACGTGACTTCGATTATCACATTACTGTTCTCCGACTCTTCTATATCACTTCAGATATGTTGGTAACGGACTTGTGTGGCGTAAAAAATGCACTTGGCACACTTCGTGTGGCTGTCGAGCTTGGTTGCCCACAAATTGTTTCAACCTGTGTGGGCTATTTGGAAGCTGTTCCGTGGGAGGAATCCGAGGAAGAAGAAATTCTAAAAATCATACCAGGCATGGGGTCACAAGCAGAACCAATACTTGCTCGTCTCCAGCCAGTCAATCCTTCGGCTGTGGTGAAGATTTTTCTGTCAGCCATTCGATTTGCCACATCATCACCCCCATCTTTGATGAATGATCTGAAAACTTCAGCTCAGGAGCAGCTTGAATACATGCTAACCGAGGACGATGATGCACCTTTATTAACAGCTGATGATGTGATTAAATTTGAAGCCAGCCAATGTGTCCACAGACTTTTATCAAGATTTGTTGATCTTGTCAAGTCTTTGGTATGTGATTTCCAAGAATTAGTTCCCGAACCAAGACAAATGGAATTATTCCTGTCATATTTAACCGATTTGTTATGGGCTTCTCAAATAGCTGCAAAATTGGAAATTTCAAGAGAATTTATTCACATATGGGTGGATACATCGGCAAATATAGTGAAAATTTCAGAGCAATCATGTCCCATAGATGAATTAAATGGAATAAAGGTGAAAGCCCTTGAAGTGACTACTAAAGTGTTGGAAGCAATAGCGTATGGAACTGTAGTTTTGCCTCCCCTAGAACGCCTTCAAATGGTTATGACCTGGCTTCCATACATAAGGATGATGAAGCCTTTGACGGATTCTTTTTCTTCTGACGAAGACAATAATTTGTTGGTGAAATTTGATTGCGAGCTTTGGCAATCTTTGGAGTCATCATTGGTGTCTATAATCTTAACGTTGCCCTCTGGTGACCAAGctgaaattttgagagaatggtTAGACAGTAAGGAAATTCGGTATCCAGACTTGACTGAGGCATTTGAAGTGTGGTGTTACCGGTCGAAAGTTTCAAAGAGAAGACTAGCTTTGTTAGATGGAAGCCATCAAAGTACCAGTCAAGTATGA